Proteins from one Oncorhynchus keta strain PuntledgeMale-10-30-2019 unplaced genomic scaffold, Oket_V2 Un_contig_9417_pilon_pilon, whole genome shotgun sequence genomic window:
- the LOC118382038 gene encoding NLR family CARD domain-containing protein 3-like isoform X4, with the protein MSLSGEREDGGPASKKTLFREHDTRAKSPIKQERPASPVPSCVSMKSDWSMSQPLQFREGDFSTEPRNQQKRSESEILSVQSSQSHQTDLDSIFSLLEENTMTFVTNELKMFKRILSPELTEGFESQKQDKEVVDAEDEQQESSAREGALKITLHVLRKMNQKQLADTLEKYEIAVICQRELKSNLKKKCQCVFEGIAKQGNPTLLNKIYTELYITEGGTGEVNNEHELRQIETTTRKQARPETAIKCNDIVKPLTGQDKPIRTVLTKGVAGIGKTVSVQKFILDWAEGKANQDVQFIFSFPFRELNLMKEDKHTFIELLNHFSMETKESRISNYNKYKVLFIFDGLDECRLPLDFQKNKICCDVTESTSVDVLLTNLIRGNMLPSALLWITTRPAAANKIPSGCVDQVTEVRGFNDPQKEEYFRKRFSDEDLASRIISNIKTSRSLHIMCHIPVFCWISAIVLEHMLKHKREEMPKTLTEMYTHLVVFHTKQKNEKYLGKEETGPHWNKQSILSLGKLAFQQLVNGNLIFYEEDLKEAGIDVNEASVYSGLCTQLFKEERGLYQDKVYCFVHLSIQEFLAAVYVFLSFINNNENLMAEPQSMSRNLSALFRDKRKVTVYKSAVDKALQSETGNLDLFLRFLLGLSLESNQKHLRGLLTKTRSSSQSHEKTVKYIKEKIRENPSPERCINLFHCLNELKDHSLVEEIQRYLRSGSLSKPNLSPAQWSALVFVLLTSEKELDVFDLKKYSRSEEGLLRLLPVVKASRAVLLSDSEVTEEGCASLVSALESNPSHLRELDLSYNHPGDSGVRLLSAGLEDPHCRLEKLNVGHGGENRMKPGLRKYVCDLTLDPNTVNKLLSLSEENRKVTWRREKLPYPDHPERFEVCRQVLCREGLTGRCYWEVEWSGEEAGIGVTYKGINRRGGAKDCVIGHNDKSWSLICYDNSYIASHNNNLTPIDVHPASSHRVGVYLDWPAGTLSFYRASSDTLTHLITFTSTFTEPLYPGFWVWWDGDSVSLCQ; encoded by the exons CCCAATCAAGCAGGAGAGACCAGCCTCCCCTGTTCCCAGCTGTGTGTCCATGAAGAGTGACTGGTCTATGAGTCAACCTTTACAGTTTAGAGAGGGAGACTTTTCTACTGAACCAAG AAATCAACAAAAGAGATCAGAGTCAGAGATTCTCAGTGTTCAGTCTTCCCAGAGTCATCAAACAGACCTGGACTCCATATTCAGT TTGCTTGAAGAGAATACTATGACATTCGTGACGAACGAGCTGAAGATGTTCAAGAGGATTCTTAGTCCAGAACTCACAGAAGGCTTTGAGAGTCAGAAGCAGGACAAGGAAGTGGTGGACGCTGAAGATGAGCAGCAGGAGAGCAGTGCCAGAGAGGGGGCTCTGAAGATCACACTGCACGTCCTGAGGAAAATGAACCAGAAGCAGCTTGCTGACACACTGGAGAAAT ATGAGATTGCTGTGATTTGCCAACGTGAACTCAAATCTAATCTAAAGAAGAAGTGTCAATGTGTATTTGAGGGGATCGCTAAACAAGGAAACCCAACACTTCTCAATAAGatctacacagagctctacatcacAGAGGGTGGAACAGGAGAGGTCAATAATGAACATGAGCTGAGACAGATTGAGACAACAACCAGGAAACAAGCAAGACCAGAGACTGCAATCAAATGTAACGACATCGTCAAACCCTTAACTGGACAAGACAAACCTATCAGAACTGTGCTGACAAAGGGAGTCGCTGGCATTGGAAAAACAGTCTCTGTGCAGAAGTTCATTCTGGACTGGGCTGAAGGAAAAGCAAATCAGGATGTCCAATTTATATTTTCATTCCCTTTTCGGGAGCTGAATTTGATGAAAGAGGACAAACACACTTTCATTGAACTTCTCAATCACTTCTCAATGGAAACCAAAGAATCAAGAATCTCCAACTACAACAAGTACAAAGTTCTGTTCATCTTTGATGGTCTGGATGAGTGCCGACTGCCCCTAGACTTCCAGAAGAACAAGATCTGTTGTGACGTCACAGAGTCAACCTCAGTGGATGTTCTGCTGACAAATCTCATCAGGGGAAATAtgcttccctctgctctcctctggataACTACCCGACCTGCAGCAGCCAATAAGATCCCTTCAGGGTGTGTTGACCAGGTAACAGAGGTACGAGGGTTCAATGACCCACAGAAGGAGGAGTACTTCAGGAAGAGATTCAGTGATGAGGACCTGGCCAGCAGAATCATCTCAAACATAAAGACATCAAGGAGCCTCCACATCATGTGCCACATTCCAGTCTTCTGTTGGATTTCTGCAATAGTCCTTGAACACATGTTGAAAcataagagagaagagatgccCAAGACTCTGACTGAGATGTACACACACCTTGTGGTGTTTCATACCAAACAGAAGAATGAAAAGTATCTTGGGAAAGAAGAGACAGGTCCACACTGGAATAAACAGAGCATTCTGTCACTGGGAAAACTGGCTTTTCAGCAGCTTGTGAATGGCAATCTGATTTTCTATGAAGAAGACCTGAAGGAGGCTGGCATTGATGTCAATGAAGCCTCAGTGTACTCAGGATTGTGCACACAGCTCTTTAAAGAGGAACGTGGGCTGTACCAGGACAAGGTGTACTGCTTTGTTCATCTGAGCATTCAGGAGTTTCTGGCTGCTGTATATGTGTTCCTCTCATTCATCAACAACAATGAGAATCTAATGGCCGAACCGCAATCAATGTCCAGGAACCTTTCTGCTCTGTTCAGAGACAAGCGTAAAGTTACTGTCTACAAGAGTGCTGTGGATAAAGCCTTACAAAGTGAGACAGGAAACCTGGACCTTTTCCTCCGCTTCCTTCTGGGCCTCTCACTGGAGTCCAATCAGAAGCACTTACGAGGTCTACTGACAAAGACAAGAAGCAGCTCACAGAGCCATGAAAAAACAGTCAAGTACATCAAGGAGAAGATCAGGGAGAATCCCTCTCCAGAGAGGTGCATCAATCTGTTCCACTGTCTGAATGAACTGAAGGACCattctctagtggaggagatccaAAGATACCTGAGATCAGGAAGTCTCTCAAAACCCAACCTGTCACCTGCACAGTGGTCAGCTCTGGTCTTTGTGTTGCTGACTTCAGAAAAGGAGCTGGATGTGTTTGACctgaagaaatactccagatcagaggaaggtctTCTGAGGCTGCTGCCAGTGGTCAAAGCCTCCAGAGCTGTTCT GCTGTCAGACTCTgaagtcacagaggaaggctgtgcttctctggtctcagctctgga gtcaaacccctcacacctgagagagctggacctgagctacaatcacccaggagactcaggagtcagactgctctctgctggactggaggaTCCACACTGCAGACTGGAGAAACTCAA TGTGGGACATGGTGGAGAGAACAGAATGAAACCTGGGCTTAGAAAAT ATGTCTGTGATCTCACACTGGACCCAAACACAGTGAAcaaactcctctctctgtctgaggagaacagaaaggtgacatggaggagagaaaagCTGCCGTATCCTGATCACCCAGAGAGATTTGAGGTCTGTAGACAGGTGCTGTGTAGAGAGGGTCTGACTGGCCGCTGTTACtgggaggtagagtggagtgggGAAGAGGCTGGTataggagtgacatataaaggaataaacaggagaggaggggctaAAGACTGTGTGATTGGGCACAATGACAAGTCCTGGAGTCTGATCTGCTATGACAACAGTTACATTGCCAGTCACAATAATAATCTCACTCCCATAGACGTCCACCCCGCCAGCTCCCACAGAGTAGGAGTGTATCTGGACTGGCCAGCCGGCACACTGTCCTTCTATAgagcctcctctgacacactgacccACCTGATCACATTCACCTCCACATTCACTGAGCCCCTCTATCCAGGGTTTTGGGTGTGGTGGGATGGCGACTCAGTGTCTCTTTGTCAgtga
- the LOC118382038 gene encoding NLR family CARD domain-containing protein 3-like isoform X5 has product MSLSGEREDGGPASKKTLFREHDTRAKSPIKQERPASPVPSCVSMKSDWSMSQPLQFREGDFSTEPRNQQKRSESEILSVQSSQSHQTDLDSIFSLLEENTMTFVTNELKMFKRILSPELTEGFESQKQDKEVVDAEDEQQESSAREGALKITLHVLRKMNQKQLADTLEKYEIAVICQRELKSNLKKKCQCVFEGIAKQGNPTLLNKIYTELYITEGGTGEVNNEHELRQIETTTRKQARPETAIKCNDIVKPLTGQDKPIRTVLTKGVAGIGKTVSVQKFILDWAEGKANQDVQFIFSFPFRELNLMKEDKHTFIELLNHFSMETKESRISNYNKYKVLFIFDGLDECRLPLDFQKNKICCDVTESTSVDVLLTNLIRGNMLPSALLWITTRPAAANKIPSGCVDQVTEVRGFNDPQKEEYFRKRFSDEDLASRIISNIKTSRSLHIMCHIPVFCWISAIVLEHMLKHKREEMPKTLTEMYTHLVVFHTKQKNEKYLGKEETGPHWNKQSILSLGKLAFQQLVNGNLIFYEEDLKEAGIDVNEASVYSGLCTQLFKEERGLYQDKVYCFVHLSIQEFLAAVYVFLSFINNNENLMAEPQSMSRNLSALFRDKRKVTVYKSAVDKALQSETGNLDLFLRFLLGLSLESNQKHLRGLLTKTRSSSQSHEKTVKYIKEKIRENPSPERCINLFHCLNELKDHSLVEEIQRYLRSGSLSKPNLSPAQWSALVFVLLTSEKELDVFDLKKYSRSEEGLLRLLPVVKASRAVLLSDSEVTEEGCASLVSALESNPSHLRELDLSNNDLKDSGVKLLSAGLGNHHCKLETLRLSGCLVTEEGCASLVSVLSSNPSHLRELDLSNNDLKDSGVELLSAGLGNPQCKLETLRLSGCLVTEEGCVSLVSALRSNPSHLRELDLSYNHPGDSGVRLLSAGLEDPHCRLEKLNVGHGGENRMKPGLRKYVCDLTLDPNTVNKLLSLSEENRKVTWRREKLPYPDHPERFEVCRQVLCREGLTGRCYWEVEWSGEEAGIGVTYKGINRRGGAKDCVIGHNDKSWSLICYDNSYIASHNNNLTPIDVHPASSHRVGVYLDWPAGTLSFYRASSDTLTHLITFTSTFTEPLYPGFWVWWDGDSVSLCQ; this is encoded by the exons CCCAATCAAGCAGGAGAGACCAGCCTCCCCTGTTCCCAGCTGTGTGTCCATGAAGAGTGACTGGTCTATGAGTCAACCTTTACAGTTTAGAGAGGGAGACTTTTCTACTGAACCAAG AAATCAACAAAAGAGATCAGAGTCAGAGATTCTCAGTGTTCAGTCTTCCCAGAGTCATCAAACAGACCTGGACTCCATATTCAGT TTGCTTGAAGAGAATACTATGACATTCGTGACGAACGAGCTGAAGATGTTCAAGAGGATTCTTAGTCCAGAACTCACAGAAGGCTTTGAGAGTCAGAAGCAGGACAAGGAAGTGGTGGACGCTGAAGATGAGCAGCAGGAGAGCAGTGCCAGAGAGGGGGCTCTGAAGATCACACTGCACGTCCTGAGGAAAATGAACCAGAAGCAGCTTGCTGACACACTGGAGAAAT ATGAGATTGCTGTGATTTGCCAACGTGAACTCAAATCTAATCTAAAGAAGAAGTGTCAATGTGTATTTGAGGGGATCGCTAAACAAGGAAACCCAACACTTCTCAATAAGatctacacagagctctacatcacAGAGGGTGGAACAGGAGAGGTCAATAATGAACATGAGCTGAGACAGATTGAGACAACAACCAGGAAACAAGCAAGACCAGAGACTGCAATCAAATGTAACGACATCGTCAAACCCTTAACTGGACAAGACAAACCTATCAGAACTGTGCTGACAAAGGGAGTCGCTGGCATTGGAAAAACAGTCTCTGTGCAGAAGTTCATTCTGGACTGGGCTGAAGGAAAAGCAAATCAGGATGTCCAATTTATATTTTCATTCCCTTTTCGGGAGCTGAATTTGATGAAAGAGGACAAACACACTTTCATTGAACTTCTCAATCACTTCTCAATGGAAACCAAAGAATCAAGAATCTCCAACTACAACAAGTACAAAGTTCTGTTCATCTTTGATGGTCTGGATGAGTGCCGACTGCCCCTAGACTTCCAGAAGAACAAGATCTGTTGTGACGTCACAGAGTCAACCTCAGTGGATGTTCTGCTGACAAATCTCATCAGGGGAAATAtgcttccctctgctctcctctggataACTACCCGACCTGCAGCAGCCAATAAGATCCCTTCAGGGTGTGTTGACCAGGTAACAGAGGTACGAGGGTTCAATGACCCACAGAAGGAGGAGTACTTCAGGAAGAGATTCAGTGATGAGGACCTGGCCAGCAGAATCATCTCAAACATAAAGACATCAAGGAGCCTCCACATCATGTGCCACATTCCAGTCTTCTGTTGGATTTCTGCAATAGTCCTTGAACACATGTTGAAAcataagagagaagagatgccCAAGACTCTGACTGAGATGTACACACACCTTGTGGTGTTTCATACCAAACAGAAGAATGAAAAGTATCTTGGGAAAGAAGAGACAGGTCCACACTGGAATAAACAGAGCATTCTGTCACTGGGAAAACTGGCTTTTCAGCAGCTTGTGAATGGCAATCTGATTTTCTATGAAGAAGACCTGAAGGAGGCTGGCATTGATGTCAATGAAGCCTCAGTGTACTCAGGATTGTGCACACAGCTCTTTAAAGAGGAACGTGGGCTGTACCAGGACAAGGTGTACTGCTTTGTTCATCTGAGCATTCAGGAGTTTCTGGCTGCTGTATATGTGTTCCTCTCATTCATCAACAACAATGAGAATCTAATGGCCGAACCGCAATCAATGTCCAGGAACCTTTCTGCTCTGTTCAGAGACAAGCGTAAAGTTACTGTCTACAAGAGTGCTGTGGATAAAGCCTTACAAAGTGAGACAGGAAACCTGGACCTTTTCCTCCGCTTCCTTCTGGGCCTCTCACTGGAGTCCAATCAGAAGCACTTACGAGGTCTACTGACAAAGACAAGAAGCAGCTCACAGAGCCATGAAAAAACAGTCAAGTACATCAAGGAGAAGATCAGGGAGAATCCCTCTCCAGAGAGGTGCATCAATCTGTTCCACTGTCTGAATGAACTGAAGGACCattctctagtggaggagatccaAAGATACCTGAGATCAGGAAGTCTCTCAAAACCCAACCTGTCACCTGCACAGTGGTCAGCTCTGGTCTTTGTGTTGCTGACTTCAGAAAAGGAGCTGGATGTGTTTGACctgaagaaatactccagatcagaggaaggtctTCTGAGGCTGCTGCCAGTGGTCAAAGCCTCCAGAGCTGTTCT GCTGTCAGACTCTgaagtcacagaggaaggctgtgcttctctggtctcagctctggagtcaaacccctcacatctgagagagctggatctgagtaacaatgacttgaaggattcaggagtgaagctgctctctgctggactggggaatcaccactgtaaactggagactctgag gctgtcaggctgtctagtcacagaggaaggttgtgcttctctggtctcagttctcagttcaaacccctcacacctgagagagctggatctgagtaacaatgacctgaaggattcaggagtggagctgctctctgctggactggggaatccccaatgtaaactggagactctgag gctgtcaggctgtctagtcacagaggaaggctgtgtttctctggtctcagctctgaggtcaaacccctcacacctgagagagctggacctgagctacaatcacccaggagactcaggagtcagactgctctctgctggactggaggaTCCACACTGCAGACTGGAGAAACTCAA TGTGGGACATGGTGGAGAGAACAGAATGAAACCTGGGCTTAGAAAAT ATGTCTGTGATCTCACACTGGACCCAAACACAGTGAAcaaactcctctctctgtctgaggagaacagaaaggtgacatggaggagagaaaagCTGCCGTATCCTGATCACCCAGAGAGATTTGAGGTCTGTAGACAGGTGCTGTGTAGAGAGGGTCTGACTGGCCGCTGTTACtgggaggtagagtggagtgggGAAGAGGCTGGTataggagtgacatataaaggaataaacaggagaggaggggctaAAGACTGTGTGATTGGGCACAATGACAAGTCCTGGAGTCTGATCTGCTATGACAACAGTTACATTGCCAGTCACAATAATAATCTCACTCCCATAGACGTCCACCCCGCCAGCTCCCACAGAGTAGGAGTGTATCTGGACTGGCCAGCCGGCACACTGTCCTTCTATAgagcctcctctgacacactgacccACCTGATCACATTCACCTCCACATTCACTGAGCCCCTCTATCCAGGGTTTTGGGTGTGGTGGGATGGCGACTCAGTGTCTCTTTGTCAgtga